Proteins encoded within one genomic window of Saccharopolyspora pogona:
- a CDS encoding Wadjet anti-phage system protein JetD domain-containing protein, protein MSALVTPEDAVAAVRRKIDQKWAEAVCADLGVGDQVVFSVPLRPGVSTGKAVEQLGHAAWHEWHMHWREFSDQLPTGVKLVRKAVTIRGVAGDFPATLNADLDGAVTLIAHTRTGAEPPTVDIGRARALASALRSASAILTPATLRAVYRLRAIDVEVLVGAVTWLRQHPDASTWTLRQLPVPGMHTKWLDAHGALLRGVAGRDVRDEVRPRLTVMHLTYVDPDHAASGRRRHDAWTTSDVHDIAYRPSVVLVVENRDSRLWFPPVRDTIVVEGGGKAAAALLANVPWIRAADHVVYWGDIDADGYAILDQFRATLAEPALDGASAKPVTSILMDATDLHHYAQHGVNHDKAGRPIKPSPETLPHLTEAETIAYNTIATAGPTPFRRIEQEAIPLTHAATRLLHILKGQD, encoded by the coding sequence ATGAGCGCACTCGTCACTCCGGAGGACGCCGTCGCGGCTGTCCGCCGCAAGATCGATCAGAAGTGGGCAGAAGCCGTGTGCGCGGACCTTGGCGTCGGCGACCAAGTCGTGTTCTCCGTTCCGCTCCGCCCCGGTGTGTCAACGGGCAAGGCCGTCGAGCAGCTCGGGCACGCCGCCTGGCACGAGTGGCACATGCATTGGCGCGAGTTCTCCGACCAGCTCCCCACCGGCGTGAAACTCGTTCGCAAAGCGGTGACCATCCGAGGAGTCGCCGGCGATTTCCCCGCCACGCTCAATGCGGACCTGGACGGCGCCGTCACGCTCATCGCCCACACCCGTACCGGTGCTGAACCACCGACCGTGGACATCGGCCGTGCCCGTGCGCTCGCGTCGGCGCTGCGATCCGCCAGCGCGATCCTCACCCCGGCCACACTCCGGGCCGTCTACCGTCTTCGGGCCATCGACGTGGAGGTGCTCGTCGGTGCCGTGACCTGGCTACGCCAGCATCCCGACGCCAGCACATGGACCCTGCGGCAACTCCCGGTCCCCGGTATGCACACTAAATGGCTTGACGCCCACGGCGCACTGCTGCGCGGCGTCGCCGGACGGGATGTCCGAGACGAAGTCCGGCCCCGGTTGACCGTCATGCACCTGACCTATGTCGACCCTGACCACGCTGCGTCGGGTCGCCGCAGGCACGACGCCTGGACCACCAGTGACGTGCACGACATCGCCTACCGGCCGAGCGTCGTCCTCGTCGTCGAGAACCGCGACTCCCGCCTCTGGTTCCCGCCAGTCAGGGACACGATCGTGGTTGAGGGCGGAGGCAAGGCCGCAGCCGCCCTGCTTGCGAACGTGCCCTGGATCCGTGCCGCAGATCACGTCGTCTACTGGGGCGACATCGATGCGGACGGGTACGCGATCCTCGACCAGTTCCGCGCCACGCTGGCTGAGCCCGCACTGGACGGAGCATCGGCGAAGCCCGTCACCTCCATCCTCATGGACGCCACCGACCTGCACCACTACGCCCAGCACGGCGTTAACCACGACAAAGCAGGCCGCCCCATCAAGCCGTCACCGGAGACCCTGCCGCACCTGACCGAAGCCGAGACCATCGCGTACAACACCATCGCAACCGCGGGCCCCACCCCGTTCCGCCGGATCGAGCAGGAAGCCATCCCCCTCACCCACGCCGCAACCCGACTGCTGCACATCTTGAAAGGCCAGGATTGA
- a CDS encoding RNaseH domain-containing protein: MTRYPGLRHIRLRATERDEVPDAWGVNSNEEGHPPGYWLAEDRIFFSTGEKPRSASSAVKSASKVVPRWRKGKLVNPSTKSMVWNARALELSVAAIQPGGTVQDWAALAHDLRWATSHYECVASLPWPLTVAKQLAQYIMPLDLLDDVKADATSPVENDNEQHITTRRLSMEFCPVVRNSLFSAI; encoded by the coding sequence ATCACCCGCTACCCCGGCCTGCGTCACATTCGTCTTCGCGCAACCGAACGCGACGAAGTACCTGACGCCTGGGGAGTCAACAGCAATGAGGAGGGGCACCCGCCTGGGTACTGGCTCGCCGAGGACCGCATCTTCTTCAGTACCGGCGAGAAACCTCGAAGCGCCAGCAGCGCTGTCAAGAGCGCATCGAAGGTCGTGCCCCGGTGGAGGAAAGGTAAGTTGGTCAACCCATCGACAAAGTCGATGGTCTGGAATGCCCGCGCGCTCGAACTCTCCGTCGCGGCGATCCAACCCGGTGGCACCGTGCAGGACTGGGCAGCGCTCGCACACGACCTCCGCTGGGCGACTTCTCACTACGAGTGCGTAGCCTCCCTACCTTGGCCACTAACAGTGGCCAAGCAACTTGCCCAGTACATCATGCCGCTCGACCTCCTCGACGACGTCAAGGCAGACGCGACATCGCCCGTAGAGAACGACAATGAGCAGCACATCACCACTCGTAGGCTGTCAATGGAGTTCTGTCCTGTGGTCAGAAACTCTCTGTTCTCTGCCATTTGA
- a CDS encoding IS1380 family transposase has protein sequence MQASHSVGAVSVRFDDPNLVSCAGLVPVLRLAEQVGVADLAEQTVKLSPDVGSAGANPGVKVSSIVAGMACGADSFEDLGVIRHGGMSRLFDGIRAPSTLGTFLRGFTYGHVAQLEKLGRIVLERLAGRCGLLPGADELVFVDIDSKIKEVYGAGKQGSAYGYTKVRGLNYLMATISTPGTAPVVAATRMRGGNANSARGAASLITSAIKTARACGATGTIVVRGDSAFFTGPVIAAIRKAGAYFSVTAKHTATVKAAIAGIDENTWQTVRFNRPVFDDRAKQWIYEGEIAETTLEAFTNVTQNPGRAVTARLIVRRTRITTTDATGELFPVWLYHAIFTDPPHELLTAEAEHRGRAGTIEQVFADLNDSAAAHLPSGQLAANGAWLSLAALTHNLMRAAGSLASQFHAKARTTTLRRHLITIPARIARSARRIVLHLPADWHWKQAFTSLFTATHPPPAGACP, from the coding sequence ATGCAAGCATCGCATAGTGTCGGCGCGGTGTCGGTGAGGTTCGATGATCCGAATCTCGTGTCGTGTGCGGGATTGGTGCCGGTGTTGCGGCTGGCCGAGCAGGTCGGGGTGGCTGATCTGGCTGAGCAGACGGTGAAATTGTCGCCGGATGTGGGGTCGGCGGGGGCGAATCCGGGTGTGAAGGTGTCCTCGATCGTGGCGGGGATGGCCTGTGGTGCGGACTCGTTCGAGGATCTGGGTGTGATCCGCCACGGTGGCATGTCGCGGTTGTTCGACGGGATCCGGGCGCCGTCGACGCTGGGCACGTTTCTGCGTGGGTTCACCTATGGGCATGTGGCGCAGCTGGAGAAGCTGGGCCGGATCGTGCTGGAACGCCTGGCCGGGCGGTGCGGGTTGTTGCCGGGGGCCGATGAGCTGGTGTTCGTCGATATCGACTCGAAGATCAAAGAGGTCTACGGGGCGGGGAAGCAGGGCTCGGCGTATGGGTATACGAAGGTGCGGGGCCTGAACTATCTGATGGCCACGATCTCCACCCCCGGTACGGCGCCGGTGGTGGCGGCGACCCGGATGCGGGGTGGTAACGCCAATTCCGCCCGCGGCGCGGCGTCACTGATCACCTCGGCGATCAAGACGGCCCGGGCGTGTGGTGCGACGGGGACGATCGTGGTGCGGGGTGATTCGGCGTTTTTCACCGGCCCGGTCATCGCCGCGATCCGCAAAGCCGGGGCGTATTTCTCGGTCACCGCCAAACACACCGCGACTGTGAAGGCCGCGATCGCCGGGATCGACGAGAACACATGGCAGACCGTGCGTTTCAACCGGCCGGTCTTCGACGACCGCGCCAAGCAGTGGATCTATGAGGGCGAGATCGCCGAAACGACACTGGAGGCGTTCACCAACGTCACCCAGAATCCCGGCCGTGCGGTCACCGCCCGGCTGATCGTGCGCCGCACCCGGATCACCACCACCGATGCCACCGGCGAGTTGTTCCCGGTCTGGCTTTATCACGCGATCTTCACCGACCCCCCGCACGAGCTGCTCACCGCCGAGGCCGAGCACCGCGGCCGCGCCGGGACGATCGAGCAAGTCTTCGCCGACCTCAACGACTCCGCCGCGGCCCACCTGCCCTCCGGGCAGCTCGCCGCCAACGGCGCCTGGCTGTCCCTGGCCGCGCTGACCCACAACCTGATGCGTGCCGCAGGCAGTCTCGCGTCGCAGTTCCACGCCAAAGCCCGCACCACCACCCTGCGGCGGCACCTCATCACGATCCCGGCCCGTATCGCCCGCTCCGCCCGCCGCATCGTGCTGCACCTCCCGGCCGACTGGCACTGGAAACAGGCCTTCACCAGCCTGTTCACCGCAACCCACCCCCCGCCAGCCGGGGCCTGCCCCTGA
- a CDS encoding WXG100 family type VII secretion target, with amino-acid sequence MEQIAVDFRALEAGEEALRRAVDEIDRQLSELEGVVARLLGSWTGEAADAYQAAQNEWDQAVAGMRDNVREMHQLLVHAHGNQASAVRSNTKMWEV; translated from the coding sequence GTGGAGCAGATCGCGGTGGACTTCCGCGCTCTGGAGGCTGGTGAAGAGGCGCTGCGACGAGCGGTCGATGAGATCGACCGGCAGCTGTCCGAGCTTGAGGGCGTCGTGGCGCGATTACTCGGTTCCTGGACCGGTGAGGCCGCCGACGCGTACCAGGCCGCACAGAACGAGTGGGACCAGGCAGTGGCCGGGATGCGGGACAACGTGCGCGAAATGCACCAACTGCTGGTGCACGCGCACGGAAACCAAGCCTCGGCAGTGCGCTCGAACACGAAGATGTGGGAGGTCTGA
- a CDS encoding iron-containing alcohol dehydrogenase has product MSDRAVHLANRIAGHVRDVHRHVPVASAHDAVALIREVAADSLLSIGGVLAVGLAKVVALDTGLPILAVPTTHAGSEMTPIYGCAAMHGAAGSGTVGRPAPGHHPG; this is encoded by the coding sequence TTGTCCGACAGGGCGGTCCACCTCGCCAACCGGATCGCCGGACACGTGCGGGACGTGCACCGGCACGTGCCGGTCGCCTCGGCCCACGACGCGGTCGCGCTGATCCGGGAAGTGGCGGCGGACAGCCTGCTCAGCATCGGCGGTGTTTTGGCCGTCGGCTTGGCGAAGGTCGTTGCCCTGGACACCGGACTGCCGATCCTCGCCGTGCCGACCACCCATGCAGGGTCGGAGATGACCCCGATCTACGGGTGTGCTGCCATGCACGGTGCTGCGGGATCCGGAACTGTCGGTCGACCTGCCCCTGGACATCACCCGGGCTAG
- a CDS encoding MmyB family transcriptional regulator, with protein MLRDPELSVDLPLDITRASAVNELAHCTGGVFAAGHSPLTDLLAVGGVRLLATGLRRVAADPADLETHVYLAEGAHLYDLARNVAPGSPRRHPKRTSPITASAQQVLDSMSVPAVVQNGRLDLLAANDLGRALYADLFTMAKQPPNFARYVFLDPRAEDFYADIDQTKNLLVAVLRATAGRDPLDKQVTELIGELSTRSTDFSARWAKHNVHRHSRGRKVINHPAVGRMDLAYDDFTLPGDPHVSITTYTADPGTPSADGLTLLATWADTQKQPQTINDQVRRIRPRHP; from the coding sequence GTGCTGCGGGATCCGGAACTGTCGGTCGACCTGCCCCTGGACATCACCCGGGCTAGCGCGGTCAACGAGCTCGCCCACTGCACGGGTGGCGTGTTCGCGGCCGGCCATAGTCCGCTGACCGATCTCCTCGCGGTGGGCGGGGTCCGGCTGCTGGCGACTGGCCTGCGTCGGGTGGCGGCTGATCCGGCCGACCTCGAGACCCACGTCTATCTGGCCGAGGGCGCCCACCTGTACGACCTGGCACGCAACGTCGCACCCGGCTCACCTCGCAGGCACCCCAAGCGCACCTCGCCCATCACCGCGTCAGCGCAGCAAGTCCTCGACTCCATGAGCGTGCCCGCCGTCGTGCAGAACGGCCGCCTCGACCTCCTCGCGGCAAACGACCTGGGTCGCGCCCTGTACGCCGACCTGTTCACCATGGCCAAGCAGCCACCGAACTTCGCCAGGTACGTGTTCCTCGACCCGCGTGCCGAGGATTTCTACGCCGACATCGACCAGACGAAGAACCTCCTGGTCGCGGTACTCCGCGCGACCGCCGGGCGCGACCCGCTGGACAAGCAGGTGACCGAACTCATCGGCGAACTCTCCACGCGCAGCACCGATTTCAGCGCCCGCTGGGCCAAGCACAACGTGCACCGCCACTCACGCGGACGCAAGGTCATCAACCACCCGGCCGTCGGCAGGATGGACCTCGCGTACGACGACTTCACACTGCCCGGCGACCCGCACGTCTCCATCACCACCTACACCGCAGATCCCGGTACGCCCAGCGCTGACGGTCTCACACTGCTGGCGACCTGGGCCGATACGCAGAAGCAGCCGCAGACCATCAACGACCAAGTACGCCGTATTCGCCCCCGTCACCCTTAG
- a CDS encoding IS630 family transposase, translating into MPGMSATPVILTAAQRRVLKRRAYGHKTPHRDKVRAQIVLLAGRGYANNRIAARVGVHLDTVRCWRDRFAADGVDGLRDKKRSGRPPRFTPVQVAELKALACQLPAETATPLSRWSCPELAREAVTRGVVTAISPSTVRRWLAADALKPWQYRSWISVRDPHFATRAARVLDLYTGIWDGEPLTGNEFVISSDEKTSIQARCRCHPTLPPGKARMMRVEHEYTRGGALAYLAAYDVHHARVFGRCEPATGIVPFMALVEQVMTTQPYASAKRVFWVVDNGSSHRGQAAIDRLAKRFPNAVMVHTPTHASWLNQIEVFFSIVQRKVVSPNDFTDLAEVEQRLLSFQNRYNATATPFRWKFTTNDLHDLLARIDTHDTHDTADHTPDTTPKAA; encoded by the coding sequence ATGCCTGGCATGTCTGCCACCCCGGTGATTCTCACCGCAGCTCAGCGGCGTGTGTTGAAACGACGCGCCTACGGTCACAAGACACCGCATCGGGACAAGGTCCGCGCCCAGATCGTGTTGCTGGCCGGGCGTGGCTACGCCAACAACCGCATCGCCGCTCGGGTGGGCGTGCACCTGGACACGGTGCGCTGCTGGCGGGACCGGTTCGCCGCCGACGGCGTGGACGGGCTCCGGGATAAGAAGCGCAGTGGCCGGCCACCGCGCTTCACCCCCGTGCAGGTCGCCGAGCTCAAGGCTCTGGCCTGCCAGCTACCGGCCGAGACCGCAACGCCGCTGTCCCGGTGGTCGTGCCCGGAACTCGCCCGTGAAGCCGTGACCCGTGGCGTGGTCACAGCGATCTCCCCCTCGACCGTACGTCGCTGGCTGGCCGCTGACGCGCTCAAACCCTGGCAGTATCGGTCCTGGATCTCCGTGCGCGACCCGCACTTCGCCACTCGGGCCGCCCGGGTGCTGGACCTCTACACCGGCATATGGGACGGCGAACCGTTGACCGGCAACGAGTTCGTGATCTCTTCTGACGAGAAGACCTCGATCCAGGCCCGCTGCCGCTGCCATCCCACGCTCCCGCCGGGCAAGGCCCGAATGATGCGCGTCGAGCACGAGTACACCCGGGGCGGAGCGCTTGCCTACCTGGCCGCCTACGACGTGCACCACGCCCGGGTGTTCGGCCGTTGCGAGCCCGCCACCGGCATCGTCCCGTTCATGGCGCTAGTCGAGCAGGTCATGACCACCCAGCCCTACGCCTCGGCCAAGCGGGTGTTCTGGGTCGTGGACAACGGCTCCTCCCACCGCGGCCAAGCCGCGATCGACCGATTGGCCAAACGATTCCCCAACGCGGTCATGGTGCACACCCCGACTCACGCCTCCTGGCTGAACCAGATCGAGGTCTTCTTCTCGATCGTGCAACGCAAAGTCGTGTCTCCCAACGACTTCACCGACCTAGCCGAAGTTGAGCAACGCCTGCTGTCTTTCCAGAACCGCTACAACGCCACCGCCACGCCGTTCCGCTGGAAGTTCACCACCAACGACCTGCATGACCTGCTCGCCCGCATCGACACCCACGACACCCACGACACCGCCGACCACACACCCGATACCACCCCGAAGGCCGCATGA
- a CDS encoding Ku family protein codes for MAIPVGLAAATESKSTSFRQEPWEEVGRGIELPDGRILDMDDELAERPLPSAHTIEISQFLPATTIDPIY; via the coding sequence GTGGCGATCCCGGTCGGTCTGGCGGCAGCGACCGAATCCAAGAGCACCAGCTTCCGGCAGGAGCCGTGGGAGGAGGTCGGCCGGGGAATCGAGTTGCCCGACGGGCGGATCCTGGACATGGACGACGAACTCGCCGAGCGTCCCCTTCCCTCCGCCCACACCATCGAGATCAGCCAGTTCCTGCCGGCCACCACGATCGACCCGATCTACTAA
- a CDS encoding IS3 family transposase: protein MAEVHAEHRGTYGRPRIVAALHRRGRRVNHERVERIMREHRIAGITRRRRRSLTRQDETVAPVPDLIGRDFTAEAPGERLVGDITYLSTQEGWLHLLVTWNHAPEWI, encoded by the coding sequence ATCGCCGAGGTCCACGCCGAGCACCGTGGCACCTACGGCCGCCCGCGGATCGTTGCCGCGTTGCACCGGCGTGGTCGGCGGGTCAACCACGAACGCGTCGAGCGGATCATGCGCGAGCACAGGATCGCCGGCATTACTCGGCGTCGGCGCCGGTCACTGACCAGGCAGGATGAGACCGTTGCCCCGGTGCCGGATCTGATCGGCCGAGACTTCACCGCCGAGGCTCCCGGTGAACGACTCGTCGGTGACATCACCTACCTGTCGACGCAGGAAGGCTGGTTGCATCTATTAGTTACGTGGAATCACGCTCCTGAGTGGATCTAG
- a CDS encoding lyase family protein, which yields MTHASETLDGAQLASTPTGAYHLDHDLLGDREIPAGTYWGVHNLRAVENFPITGQPLSTNPHLVRGLAAVKLAAARANQELELLDAERGAAIEKACLEILGGRLGVAAFWTTTSNTS from the coding sequence ATGACCCATGCATCCGAGACACTCGACGGAGCGCAGCTCGCGAGCACGCCCACGGGCGCCTACCACCTGGACCACGACCTCCTGGGCGACCGGGAGATCCCTGCGGGCACCTATTGGGGCGTGCACAATCTGCGCGCGGTCGAGAACTTCCCGATCACGGGCCAGCCGCTCTCGACGAATCCGCACCTCGTGCGCGGGCTCGCGGCGGTCAAGCTCGCTGCTGCCCGAGCGAATCAGGAGCTGGAGCTCCTCGATGCGGAGCGCGGCGCGGCGATCGAGAAGGCCTGCCTCGAGATCCTCGGCGGCAGGCTCGGCGTCGCCGCTTTCTGGACAACCACCTCGAACACCTCCTGA
- a CDS encoding dihydrodipicolinate synthase family protein: MTISGIVAYPITPFTADGAIDHPTLHRVLDRLIDGGAHAIAPLGSTGESAYLDFAEWIEVAASTIGHLRGRLPTVVGVSDVTTHGTVHRARVAESLGASAVMVLPVSYWKLTDLEIQKHLEATAASVQIPVMLYNNPATAGVDVAPELLWELVRDVANITMVKESTGDISRMHRLRELSDGTLPFFNGSNPLALEAFTAGATGWCTAAPCLIPNQIKDFYHAVTVGEEQAASGIFERIRPLLDLIVTRGLPPAVKGGLSLTGIDVGAPRLPLQTLTPEESVELSRLIDRATFSVDA, translated from the coding sequence ATGACCATTTCCGGGATCGTCGCCTACCCGATCACGCCTTTCACCGCCGATGGTGCGATCGACCACCCCACCCTCCACCGCGTTCTCGACCGCCTCATCGATGGTGGCGCGCACGCCATCGCGCCCCTTGGGAGCACAGGCGAGTCTGCGTACCTCGACTTCGCAGAGTGGATCGAGGTCGCGGCCAGCACAATCGGGCATCTGCGGGGCAGGCTTCCCACCGTGGTCGGCGTCTCCGACGTCACCACCCATGGCACAGTGCACAGGGCACGGGTCGCCGAATCTCTCGGGGCTTCCGCAGTCATGGTGCTTCCCGTCTCCTACTGGAAACTCACCGACCTCGAAATCCAGAAACACCTGGAGGCCACGGCCGCCTCTGTGCAAATCCCGGTCATGCTCTACAACAATCCCGCGACCGCCGGAGTCGACGTTGCCCCGGAACTGCTGTGGGAACTGGTTCGCGACGTCGCCAACATCACCATGGTCAAGGAGTCCACAGGCGACATCTCCCGTATGCACCGCCTGCGGGAGCTCAGTGATGGCACTCTCCCGTTCTTCAACGGGAGCAATCCGCTCGCTCTGGAGGCGTTCACGGCAGGCGCCACCGGGTGGTGCACAGCCGCGCCATGCCTCATTCCTAACCAGATCAAGGACTTCTACCACGCGGTGACCGTGGGCGAGGAGCAGGCCGCGAGCGGAATCTTCGAGCGGATTCGGCCGCTGCTCGACCTGATCGTCACTCGGGGGCTACCTCCCGCAGTGAAGGGAGGGCTGAGCCTTACCGGGATCGACGTGGGGGCACCGCGACTCCCGTTGCAGACGCTCACGCCAGAGGAGAGCGTCGAGCTCAGTCGGCTCATCGATCGCGCCACATTCTCGGTCGACGCCTGA
- a CDS encoding aldolase, with product MTMRMSKQELMESAKDAMQSELAVQEWTDREKLALTCRALFDAGHNSGLAGQISSRGEASGTFLTQRLGLGFDEITSENLLLVDEDLNVLDGSGMPNPANRFHSWIYRARPDVNCIVHTHSLHIAALSMLEVPLQVSQMDIAPLYDDCAFLPDWPGVPVGNEEGEIISAALGDKRAILLAHHGQLVVGATIEEACSLAHLIERAAELQLLAMSAGDIKPLPSRLAREAHDWTLTPRRNQANFQYYARRALRNHPDAI from the coding sequence ATGACCATGCGGATGAGCAAGCAAGAACTAATGGAGTCGGCCAAGGACGCAATGCAGTCCGAGCTAGCCGTACAGGAGTGGACCGACCGCGAAAAGCTGGCACTGACCTGCCGGGCACTCTTCGACGCCGGGCACAACTCAGGTCTCGCCGGACAGATCTCGTCGCGCGGCGAAGCGTCAGGAACGTTCCTGACACAGCGGCTCGGTCTCGGGTTCGACGAGATCACTAGCGAGAACCTGCTGTTGGTCGACGAGGATCTCAACGTTCTCGACGGATCTGGGATGCCCAATCCCGCCAACAGGTTCCACAGCTGGATTTACCGGGCACGCCCTGACGTCAACTGCATCGTGCACACCCATTCGCTCCACATCGCGGCACTGTCGATGCTGGAAGTGCCACTTCAGGTGTCGCAAATGGACATTGCGCCCCTCTATGATGACTGCGCGTTCCTCCCGGACTGGCCCGGTGTCCCAGTGGGAAATGAGGAAGGGGAGATCATCTCTGCTGCCCTCGGTGACAAACGGGCGATCCTGCTGGCGCACCACGGCCAGCTTGTCGTGGGCGCGACCATCGAAGAAGCGTGCTCGCTTGCCCATCTGATCGAGCGCGCGGCCGAGTTGCAGCTGCTGGCCATGAGCGCTGGAGACATCAAACCGCTCCCATCGCGCCTGGCACGGGAAGCGCACGACTGGACTCTCACCCCGCGCAGGAACCAGGCCAATTTCCAATACTACGCACGGCGCGCGCTGCGCAACCACCCCGACGCGATCTAA
- a CDS encoding helix-turn-helix domain-containing protein has translation MSAAIRVHRLRNGLTLEQLAAAAGVTKSYLSKVERGKSSPSIAIAMRIAEALDVDAAEIFAAPQEATGAAAVERGDSRVAVPVGSGSPVYDPIAAPVAGKHMHPFWVYPGDGDDGPLVQHAGDEFLCVVSGLVEVTVEDEVHRLDVGDTAYFPATRPHRLRSISPAPERASVLVVTTVDRHPAD, from the coding sequence GTGTCTGCGGCGATCCGGGTACACCGTCTCCGTAACGGGCTGACGCTGGAGCAGCTCGCTGCGGCGGCAGGCGTCACGAAGAGTTATCTGTCGAAAGTCGAGCGAGGGAAGAGCTCACCGTCGATCGCGATCGCGATGCGTATCGCCGAAGCGCTGGATGTGGACGCAGCGGAGATTTTCGCCGCTCCCCAGGAGGCCACCGGTGCCGCCGCGGTTGAGCGCGGTGACAGCCGGGTTGCCGTTCCGGTGGGTTCCGGGTCGCCAGTCTACGATCCGATCGCTGCTCCGGTAGCGGGGAAGCACATGCATCCGTTCTGGGTTTACCCCGGCGACGGCGATGATGGCCCTCTCGTGCAGCACGCTGGCGATGAGTTCCTGTGCGTCGTGTCGGGTCTCGTCGAGGTCACTGTCGAGGACGAGGTCCACCGGCTCGACGTCGGTGACACCGCTTACTTCCCCGCTACCCGGCCACACCGGCTGCGCTCGATCTCCCCTGCGCCGGAACGCGCGTCCGTGTTGGTGGTCACCACTGTCGACCGCCACCCCGCTGATTAG
- a CDS encoding carbohydrate ABC transporter permease, with protein MSIAPLLWALISSLRPGDEIFAHLSPLSWRTFFPETVSLDNFAAVLTGPFAISLLNSVVVAFFSVTIGLFVAALAAFALAILKFPGRGAVFALMVVSFLVPFEAIAIPLSAAFRDWGLANSYAGLILPAVGNGLSIFLLRQFFLGIPPSLSEAARLDGLSWFGVFWRIYLPLSKAPMVGAGLILFVFQWQSFLWPLLIAPAPSVRVAPVAIADFAQEVGVDFGQMFAAAILTAAIPLILLLVFQRQFTTSLASSGSKE; from the coding sequence GTGTCGATCGCGCCGCTGCTGTGGGCGCTGATCTCCTCCCTGCGCCCCGGCGACGAGATCTTCGCGCACCTCTCCCCGCTGAGCTGGCGGACGTTCTTCCCGGAGACGGTGTCGCTGGACAACTTCGCTGCCGTCCTCACCGGACCGTTCGCGATCTCGCTGCTCAACTCGGTCGTCGTGGCCTTCTTCAGCGTGACGATCGGCCTTTTCGTCGCCGCCCTGGCAGCGTTCGCGCTCGCCATCCTGAAGTTCCCTGGTCGCGGCGCCGTCTTCGCCCTGATGGTCGTTAGCTTCCTGGTCCCCTTCGAGGCGATCGCCATCCCGCTGTCCGCGGCGTTCCGCGACTGGGGACTGGCGAACTCCTACGCCGGCCTTATCCTGCCTGCCGTCGGCAACGGCCTGTCCATCTTCCTGCTGCGCCAGTTCTTCCTCGGGATCCCGCCCTCGCTCAGCGAGGCGGCCCGCCTCGACGGACTCTCGTGGTTCGGGGTGTTCTGGCGGATCTACCTGCCGCTGTCGAAGGCGCCGATGGTCGGGGCCGGCCTGATCCTGTTCGTCTTCCAGTGGCAGTCGTTCCTCTGGCCGCTACTCATCGCGCCCGCGCCGAGCGTGCGCGTCGCACCCGTCGCCATCGCCGACTTCGCCCAGGAAGTCGGCGTCGACTTCGGTCAGATGTTCGCGGCCGCGATCCTGACCGCGGCCATCCCGCTGATTCTCCTGCTGGTGTTCCAGCGGCAGTTCACCACCTCACTCGCCTCCTCTGGCAGCAAGGAATGA